In Rutidosis leptorrhynchoides isolate AG116_Rl617_1_P2 chromosome 2, CSIRO_AGI_Rlap_v1, whole genome shotgun sequence, one genomic interval encodes:
- the LOC139889640 gene encoding uncharacterized mitochondrial protein AtMg00810-like has protein sequence MATPMTTNVKLTLEGEGEPFDSTKYRGMIGSLLYLTASRPDIMFSVCLCARFQEKPKTSHVEAVKRIFRYLKGTMHLGLWCPKFTGVDIMCFADSDHGGSMIDKKSTSGVCAFVGLCLTS, from the coding sequence atGGCGACTCCAATGACAACAAATGTAAAACTCACCTTGGAAGGGGAAGGAGAACCGTTCGATAGTACAAAATATAGGGGAATGATTGGATCCCTTCTATACTTAACGGCAAGTCGGCCCGATATCATGTTTAGTGTGTGCTTATGTGCAAGATTTCAAGAAAAACCAAAGACATCACACGTTGAGGCCGTCAAAAGAATTTTTAGATACTTAAAAGGGACAATGCATCTTGGGTTATGGTGTCCAAAGTTCACCGGAGttgatattatgtgctttgcgGATTCCGATCACGGAGGATCAATGATAGATAAAAAAAGCACAAGTGGAGTATGCGCATTCGTGGGTCTTTGTCTAACTTCATGA